In Streptomyces sclerotialus, the DNA window TGTACGAGGGCGTGACGAGGATGACCTCGGGCCGGAAGTCCTGGATGATCTGCACCTGCCGGGCGGTCATGCCGCCGGAGGCGGGGATCACCGTGCAGCCCGCGCGCTCGGCCCCGTAGTGCGCGCCGAGCCCTCCGGTGAACAGTCCGTACCCGTAGGAGTTGTGCACCTTGTGGCCGGGCCGGCCGCCGGCCGCGCGGATCGAGCGGGCGAACACGTCCGCCCACATGTCCAGGTCGGCCTCGGTGTACCCGACGACGGTGGGGCGTCCCGTCGTCCCGCTGGAGGCGTGCACGCGCCGGACGTCCGCCATGGGCACAGCGAACATCCCGAAGGGGTAGGTGTCGCGCAGGTCGGCCTTGGTGGTGAAGGGGAAGCGCGCGAGGTCGGCGAGCGTACGGCAGTCCTCGGGGCGCACACCGGCCGCGTCGAACTTCTTGCGGTACAGCTCCACGTTCTCGTACGCGTGCCGCAGCGTGGCCTGGAGGTTCCTGAGCTGCTGCGCCCGGAGTTCGTCGCGGCTCAGCCGCTCGCCGGCGTCCAGGAGGTCCGCGGGAAGCGGGGTGCCGGTCCTCCGTGCCTCGCCCACCGCGGCCGTCAGGTTGCTGCCCATGCTGCTCATTCCTCCACACCTCGGATCACGCGGCTTCGCCCCCGGAACTCCGCGACGACTTCCTCACCCCGCCGGACGGTCACGTCGTATATGCCACTCCGTCCGTACCGCGCGCGCTCCTCGGCCCGGGCCAGCAGGACGTCCCCCTGCTTCGCCGGCGCCACGAAGGTCACGTCGGCGCCGGCGGCCACGGTCACCGGGCCGTGGCTGTTGCAGGCGCAGGCGAAGGCGGTGTCGGCGAGCAGGAAGAGGTAGCCGCCGTGGGCGATGCCGTGCCCGTTGACCATCGTTTC includes these proteins:
- the paaI gene encoding hydroxyphenylacetyl-CoA thioesterase PaaI, with the translated sequence MFAADQASRRLGIELLEADDGAALLRMTVGETMVNGHGIAHGGYLFLLADTAFACACNSHGPVTVAAGADVTFVAPAKQGDVLLARAEERARYGRSGIYDVTVRRGEEVVAEFRGRSRVIRGVEE